The following are encoded together in the Pectobacterium wasabiae CFBP 3304 genome:
- the vapB gene encoding type II toxin-antitoxin system VapB family antitoxin, with protein sequence MEKTTVFKSNRSQAVRLPKAVALPDDVKQVDIVAIGRTRIITPAGESWDSWFEGESVTPDFMITREQPDDQIREDF encoded by the coding sequence ATGGAAAAAACTACAGTATTTAAAAGCAATCGCAGTCAGGCGGTACGACTCCCTAAAGCGGTTGCACTGCCCGATGATGTGAAGCAGGTTGATATCGTTGCGATTGGCCGTACACGTATCATTACTCCGGCAGGCGAAAGCTGGGACAGTTGGTTTGAAGGGGAGAGCGTAACACCTGACTTCATGATCACCAGAGAGCAACCCGATGATCAGATCAGGGAAGATTTCTGA
- a CDS encoding NYN domain-containing protein yields MKDLESAKKIAVLIDAENAQSSVMGAVLAELTKHGHIIVKRAYGDWSSSHLKNWKQPLNELAITPFQQFSYTQGKNSSDAAMIIDAMDLLYSNKFDAFALISSDSDFTKLASRLKESQIYVFGVGEKKTPVAFRNACDDFIFIEVLKNLSIDPDDNKDEGKSEHTDPIKKSKKELRSDTHLMRTLKNAINEYTEEDGWAPLASCGSLIKRQYPDFDARNYGYSSLTKLIETIELFDIVRRKSNKELISHDVVYIKNKRV; encoded by the coding sequence ATGAAAGACCTAGAATCAGCAAAAAAGATAGCAGTATTGATTGACGCAGAAAATGCCCAATCTTCAGTTATGGGAGCCGTCCTCGCTGAACTAACAAAACATGGGCATATAATAGTAAAACGAGCTTATGGTGATTGGAGTTCAAGCCATTTAAAAAACTGGAAACAGCCTTTAAATGAACTTGCTATTACACCTTTTCAGCAGTTTTCATATACCCAAGGAAAAAACTCTTCTGACGCAGCAATGATAATTGATGCTATGGATCTTTTATACTCCAATAAATTTGATGCATTTGCTCTTATCTCAAGTGATAGTGATTTTACAAAACTAGCTTCAAGACTTAAAGAGTCGCAAATATATGTTTTTGGTGTAGGAGAGAAAAAAACACCTGTAGCATTTAGAAACGCCTGCGATGACTTTATTTTCATAGAAGTATTAAAAAACTTAAGCATTGACCCCGATGATAATAAAGATGAAGGGAAAAGTGAACACACTGATCCAATAAAGAAAAGCAAGAAAGAACTACGAAGCGACACTCACCTTATGCGAACATTAAAAAATGCCATTAATGAATATACAGAAGAAGATGGATGGGCACCACTTGCTAGTTGTGGTAGTTTAATCAAAAGGCAATATCCAGATTTTGATGCACGAAATTACGGCTATTCATCGTTAACAAAGTTAATAGAGACTATAGAGTTATTTGATATTGTTCGTAGAAAATCAAATAAAGAACTAATTTCTCATGATGTAGTATATATAAAAAACAAACGTGTATAG
- a CDS encoding DUF1788 domain-containing protein: MNDPTLEYRLKQLEERIGDDRFLKNQGSGNEIGFWIFDYPAKQELQVREYLHFLFKKLDKNYTYKTLNIFQVIIDMLEERKLFDRICQREPELGLETLKKHLAAPLSQKKIAEYIARTVDLPAQQFVILTGLGNAWPLVRGHELMSALQDVMGFTPLLMFYPGTYSGYDLSPLAGINSRNYYRAFRLVPETGPAATLTPR, encoded by the coding sequence ATGAATGACCCGACCCTTGAATATCGATTAAAACAGTTAGAAGAACGTATCGGCGACGACCGTTTTTTGAAAAACCAAGGCTCCGGCAATGAGATTGGCTTCTGGATCTTTGACTATCCGGCAAAGCAAGAACTTCAGGTCCGCGAATACCTACATTTTTTATTCAAAAAGCTGGATAAAAATTACACCTATAAAACGCTAAATATCTTCCAGGTCATCATCGATATGCTGGAAGAACGTAAGCTCTTTGACCGTATCTGCCAGCGAGAGCCTGAGCTTGGCCTTGAGACACTGAAAAAGCATCTGGCAGCACCGCTGAGCCAGAAAAAAATCGCGGAATATATTGCGCGCACGGTCGATCTTCCGGCGCAGCAATTTGTCATTCTGACGGGCCTCGGTAACGCCTGGCCGTTGGTTCGTGGTCATGAGCTTATGAGCGCACTTCAGGACGTGATGGGGTTTACACCACTGCTGATGTTCTATCCAGGCACCTACAGCGGATATGATCTTTCACCACTCGCTGGCATTAACTCCCGTAACTATTACCGCGCCTTCAGACTGGTACCTGAAACCGGACCTGCGGCAACTTTGACTCCACGTTAA
- a CDS encoding helix-turn-helix transcriptional regulator, whose protein sequence is MSIEIFSSCPFTTAAFTCLGNKDGGNVPITVVDIEHGIDMTLLTHIITDHQRAFIIILNNRKHTPVMVAKKVLLLSKHAPISTIKKVLSALSSFREIKGKTISLSPNEKIFFGYWLDGISIKDIAKKMTITHKTANNMKNNIYRKYGIKDLLTFLLIARISHMQRIADAEHHRVIYVDKVA, encoded by the coding sequence ATGAGCATTGAAATATTCAGCAGCTGCCCTTTCACCACGGCGGCGTTTACCTGTCTGGGAAATAAGGATGGCGGTAATGTACCCATCACTGTTGTTGATATTGAACACGGTATCGACATGACGCTACTGACGCACATCATTACCGACCATCAACGGGCATTCATTATTATTCTAAATAACCGTAAACATACACCCGTGATGGTGGCTAAAAAGGTATTGCTGTTATCGAAACACGCGCCGATAAGCACGATTAAAAAAGTGCTCTCTGCCCTGTCATCGTTCAGAGAAATAAAAGGCAAGACGATATCGTTATCACCGAATGAGAAAATATTTTTCGGCTATTGGCTGGACGGAATATCAATTAAAGATATCGCAAAAAAAATGACGATAACCCATAAAACCGCCAACAACATGAAAAACAATATCTACAGAAAATATGGCATAAAGGATCTGCTCACCTTTTTACTCATCGCCAGAATCTCACATATGCAACGTATCGCTGACGCCGAACATCACAGGGTTATCTACGTCGATAAGGTGGCATGA
- a CDS encoding TA system toxin CbtA family protein, with amino-acid sequence MQTSPAIPPREDNPCPSPIAVWQQLLTYLLEKHYGLTLNDTPFCGENVIQAYIDAGITLVNAVNFLVEKYELVRIDRNGFNWQEQSPFLTAVDVLRARRATGLLKA; translated from the coding sequence ATGCAAACATCACCGGCAATCCCTCCACGGGAGGATAACCCCTGTCCGTCACCTATAGCCGTCTGGCAGCAACTACTGACTTACCTGCTGGAAAAGCACTACGGCCTGACGCTGAACGACACACCATTCTGTGGGGAAAACGTGATTCAGGCGTATATCGATGCTGGCATCACGCTGGTCAATGCCGTCAATTTTCTGGTGGAGAAATACGAACTGGTGCGTATCGATCGCAACGGCTTTAACTGGCAGGAGCAATCGCCGTTTCTTACCGCCGTTGATGTTCTCCGTGCCAGACGTGCTACTGGCTTGCTCAAGGCATAA
- the radC gene encoding RadC family protein — protein sequence MSCNSLAGSVASREQRIIQMALCLLEKRVRKNARQFKTSEDTKSWLMLELSSLEREVFMVLYLDNQHRLIEKEIIALGGINSTEVHPREILKASLRHNAAAVILAHNHPSGCAEPSQADHHITDKLKGSLSQLDVRVLDHLVVGGAEVVSFAERGWL from the coding sequence ATGTCATGTAATTCATTGGCAGGCAGCGTTGCGTCCAGAGAGCAGCGCATCATCCAGATGGCGCTGTGCCTGCTGGAAAAACGCGTGCGTAAAAATGCGCGGCAGTTCAAAACCTCTGAGGACACCAAAAGCTGGTTGATGCTGGAACTCAGCAGTCTGGAGCGTGAAGTCTTTATGGTGCTGTATCTGGATAACCAACACCGTCTGATAGAAAAGGAAATTATCGCGCTGGGTGGTATCAACAGTACCGAAGTGCATCCGCGTGAAATCCTCAAAGCCTCACTGCGCCATAATGCCGCCGCAGTGATACTGGCACACAATCATCCTTCCGGCTGTGCCGAGCCGAGTCAGGCTGACCACCATATCACCGACAAGCTGAAGGGATCACTGTCACAACTCGACGTTAGAGTCCTCGATCATCTGGTTGTCGGCGGCGCTGAAGTAGTGTCATTCGCTGAACGTGGCTGGTTGTGA
- a CDS encoding membrane lipoprotein lipid attachment site-containing protein, translated as MKKILLVTCTALALAGCGEKGDFEKAINAKISKSKVCYSLQNNDFAFNKGFPVKVNHGYRSAGYNASDEILNGLVEQGLLTVSQQANGFSSVDVLEVTDKGQEVDFWNREEGACVGHRAVAEITSWTEPSDGAGAKITQVTYTWKLDGVPGWVDKNAFSGVKRMAEPEEAKTVLVKTNNGWAAR; from the coding sequence ATGAAGAAAATTTTACTCGTTACTTGCACAGCTCTTGCTTTGGCGGGATGTGGTGAGAAGGGGGATTTTGAGAAAGCAATCAACGCGAAAATTTCAAAATCGAAGGTATGCTACTCACTGCAGAACAATGACTTTGCGTTCAACAAAGGTTTTCCGGTAAAGGTTAATCATGGCTACCGTTCTGCTGGATACAATGCCAGCGATGAAATCCTTAACGGGCTTGTTGAACAGGGACTACTTACTGTTTCACAGCAGGCGAATGGCTTTAGCAGTGTTGATGTTTTAGAGGTTACCGATAAAGGCCAAGAGGTTGATTTCTGGAACCGTGAGGAAGGTGCCTGCGTGGGTCATAGGGCTGTTGCTGAGATCACAAGCTGGACTGAACCGAGTGATGGTGCTGGCGCTAAAATCACACAAGTGACCTATACGTGGAAGCTCGACGGCGTTCCGGGCTGGGTTGATAAAAATGCTTTCTCTGGGGTTAAGAGGATGGCTGAACCCGAAGAAGCCAAAACTGTTCTGGTGAAGACCAATAACGGTTGGGCTGCTCGGTAA
- a CDS encoding type IV toxin-antitoxin system YeeU family antitoxin produces the protein MPSSETPEWGLKSAVTPRFGARLVQEGNRLHYLADRASIVGTFSKTETQSLERCFPELIKLLEQKLRMGELNPRQQNCVTQHCNEWICEADTLGSVGYVYIVIYPSSAAAE, from the coding sequence ATGCCATCATCGGAGACCCCGGAATGGGGACTAAAAAGTGCTGTCACGCCGCGATTCGGAGCCAGACTGGTGCAGGAAGGTAACCGTCTGCACTATCTGGCAGACCGGGCCAGCATTGTCGGTACGTTTAGCAAAACAGAAACCCAAAGTCTGGAACGTTGCTTCCCTGAGCTAATTAAGCTGTTGGAACAGAAGCTACGCATGGGGGAACTGAATCCCCGTCAGCAGAACTGCGTCACGCAGCATTGCAACGAATGGATCTGTGAAGCCGATACGCTGGGCAGTGTTGGCTACGTGTATATTGTTATCTATCCCTCTTCGGCAGCAGCAGAATAA
- a CDS encoding helix-turn-helix transcriptional regulator: MSATTDYRLLNDQFVDMTFITQLTGLTDKWFYKLIQLGEFPKPIKLGRSSRWLQSEVETWLQQRIDQSRQ, encoded by the coding sequence ATGAGCGCCACTACCGATTACCGCCTTCTTAACGACCAGTTCGTCGATATGACCTTCATCACCCAGTTGACCGGATTAACCGACAAATGGTTTTACAAGCTGATTCAACTGGGTGAGTTTCCGAAGCCGATTAAGCTGGGTCGCAGCTCCCGCTGGCTACAAAGTGAAGTCGAAACCTGGTTACAGCAACGTATCGATCAGTCTCGCCAGTAG
- a CDS encoding YagK/YfjJ domain-containing protein has protein sequence MGYNKIITNTNARYVHHRRLRRNLRNHFNRLFDRYSKLLMLRVDFSYLKKSDSHHYADTHSTVCDITLLLQQCHSLKGLVGYAWVLEYTEEHSFHIHAAFYLNGQKHRKVWSIFEDIRDIWANVTEGDGYAHRCEPKEHYRVKGEWVTSYDDDEGRDRMLYILSYLSKQDQKKERVIYHVSEIPKPARRGRPRCLC, from the coding sequence ATGGGATACAATAAAATTATCACTAATACCAACGCCAGATACGTCCACCATCGGAGACTACGTAGAAATTTACGAAACCACTTCAATCGACTCTTTGACCGTTATTCAAAATTACTTATGTTACGAGTCGACTTCTCATATCTTAAAAAGAGTGACTCCCATCATTACGCAGATACTCACTCTACCGTTTGTGATATCACGCTGTTATTACAACAGTGTCATTCGTTAAAGGGACTCGTCGGCTATGCCTGGGTACTGGAATATACCGAAGAGCATAGTTTTCATATCCATGCCGCGTTTTATCTCAATGGTCAGAAGCATCGTAAAGTTTGGAGCATATTTGAAGACATTAGGGATATTTGGGCGAATGTGACAGAGGGGGATGGTTATGCACACCGATGTGAACCCAAGGAACATTACAGGGTAAAAGGGGAATGGGTGACATCCTATGACGACGATGAAGGAAGAGACAGAATGCTATATATCTTGAGTTATCTGAGTAAACAGGACCAGAAAAAAGAACGGGTTATTTATCATGTCAGTGAAATACCCAAGCCTGCTCGTAGAGGTCGGCCAAGGTGTTTGTGTTAA
- a CDS encoding putative zinc ribbon protein → MSFLKCYLANNAKNRFVNATEASRLPQGHWTCTSCGCTLTLHNGSQYQEAWFEHDRFSIDSRKLKACAYRDPEEKEEERIKKLREKVRASYVPPEPNTWYCVLCQNRYTGKKLCPACKDGIYSVVVEDNGYVPEEEGHRNS, encoded by the coding sequence ATGAGCTTTCTAAAATGCTATCTGGCTAACAACGCCAAAAATCGTTTTGTTAATGCAACTGAGGCTAGTCGCCTGCCCCAGGGTCACTGGACGTGTACATCCTGTGGTTGTACATTAACTCTGCATAACGGCTCTCAATATCAAGAAGCCTGGTTTGAGCATGATCGGTTCAGTATAGATTCAAGAAAACTGAAGGCATGTGCCTACCGGGACCCCGAAGAGAAAGAAGAAGAGAGGATTAAAAAACTGCGGGAGAAGGTCCGTGCCAGCTACGTTCCTCCTGAACCGAACACCTGGTATTGCGTGTTGTGCCAAAACCGCTATACAGGAAAGAAACTCTGCCCGGCGTGTAAAGACGGTATCTACAGTGTAGTCGTTGAAGATAATGGCTATGTACCTGAAGAAGAAGGTCATCGGAATAGTTAA
- the vapC gene encoding type II toxin-antitoxin system tRNA(fMet)-specific endonuclease VapC — MLKYLLDTNICIYTIKNKPQEVRDAFYRHYGQFAISSITLMELIYGAEKSVNPEKNLAVIEGFSARLEVQNYGFDAAVHTGQIRAELAKQGTPIGPYDAMLAGHARSAGLILVTNNVREFERVPGLRVENWVGRQADNSQSL, encoded by the coding sequence ATGCTGAAATATCTGCTTGATACCAATATCTGTATTTACACTATCAAGAACAAACCACAGGAAGTCAGGGACGCTTTCTACCGCCATTACGGGCAGTTTGCTATCAGTTCTATCACGTTGATGGAATTGATCTATGGTGCGGAGAAATCGGTAAACCCAGAAAAGAATCTGGCCGTGATTGAAGGGTTTTCTGCGCGTCTGGAAGTTCAAAACTATGGTTTTGACGCCGCAGTGCATACCGGCCAAATTCGTGCGGAACTGGCAAAACAAGGAACACCCATCGGCCCGTATGATGCCATGCTAGCGGGTCACGCTCGGTCAGCAGGTTTGATACTGGTAACGAACAATGTGCGTGAGTTTGAGCGTGTGCCAGGATTGCGCGTAGAAAACTGGGTCGGTAGACAGGCTGACAATAGCCAGTCTTTGTAA
- a CDS encoding DUF1819 family protein: MTNAMIKNDKRWIGDLLGGSLMVRESRTIAELLLSEPDETTWQQQIINENILQASSTSTANRYARTLRLRLMTLDRECWQLIAGGSESERLQMLLVALMIQSPVVAEFVAGAVNPARQQFKEKLGINCWGEFVNENLRLHPELAAFSDSSIQKMGNNLIKALAEAGYLDTPRRRNLQNVFLLPDVATALHRLNKAELLPILEGNA; this comes from the coding sequence ATGACAAACGCTATGATAAAAAATGACAAACGCTGGATTGGCGATCTGCTGGGCGGTTCGTTGATGGTCCGAGAGAGCCGAACCATTGCTGAACTGTTGCTTTCTGAACCAGATGAAACGACCTGGCAACAGCAAATAATCAATGAAAATATTCTTCAGGCGTCCTCCACCAGTACCGCAAATCGTTATGCCCGAACCTTAAGGCTGCGATTAATGACCCTGGATCGGGAGTGCTGGCAACTGATTGCTGGTGGCAGTGAAAGCGAGCGTCTGCAAATGCTGTTGGTTGCGTTGATGATCCAGTCTCCAGTTGTTGCGGAGTTTGTTGCTGGTGCCGTAAATCCGGCTCGTCAGCAGTTTAAAGAAAAGCTTGGTATAAATTGCTGGGGTGAGTTTGTGAATGAGAATCTCCGATTGCACCCGGAGCTGGCTGCTTTCTCTGATTCATCTATCCAAAAGATGGGTAACAATCTGATTAAGGCACTGGCAGAAGCTGGTTACCTGGATACCCCACGCCGCCGCAATTTACAAAACGTTTTTCTTCTACCAGATGTTGCAACAGCCTTGCATCGTTTAAACAAAGCCGAACTGCTCCCTATTCTAGAGGGTAACGCATGA
- a CDS encoding GTPase family protein — translation MKSLSGYSLIRRHLRRYPRSLRHALMQELTRLVTYEPVIGIMGKTGVGKSSLCNALFRSEVCAVNAVAACTREPQRIRLRFGRHYLTLVDLPGVGESQQRDEEYRALYQSLLPELDMVLWVLKADDRAYSAEEQFYRDVFGSVNGEHTPILWLLNQVDKIEPSEEWHWASAQPSSRQREHMAQKRAAIGQQLGIVAENILPLSVKGRYQLGKMVEAMITLLPKQARSPVIPHLRAEHQTESAIEQARAGFSDTVVSAVDWVIDHTPLPQVAKQVLHGVTHSVARVANAVWSFFFD, via the coding sequence ATGAAGTCTCTCTCAGGTTATTCCCTGATCCGCCGCCATCTGCGGCGTTATCCCCGTTCGTTACGTCATGCCCTTATGCAGGAACTGACCCGGCTGGTTACCTATGAACCGGTGATTGGCATTATGGGCAAAACCGGCGTCGGAAAATCCAGCCTATGCAATGCGCTGTTTCGCAGCGAAGTCTGCGCAGTGAATGCTGTCGCAGCCTGTACCCGTGAGCCACAACGCATTCGCCTGCGTTTTGGGCGTCATTATCTCACGCTGGTTGATTTACCCGGAGTGGGTGAAAGTCAGCAGCGGGATGAGGAATATCGCGCACTGTACCAATCCCTGTTGCCGGAGCTGGATATGGTGCTGTGGGTATTGAAGGCGGATGACCGCGCCTATTCTGCCGAGGAGCAGTTTTATCGGGATGTGTTCGGCTCCGTGAACGGTGAGCACACGCCGATACTCTGGCTGCTCAATCAGGTCGACAAGATTGAACCGAGTGAAGAATGGCACTGGGCCTCTGCGCAGCCGTCATCCAGGCAACGGGAACATATGGCACAAAAGCGGGCGGCTATCGGGCAACAACTCGGTATCGTGGCAGAAAACATTTTACCGCTTTCCGTTAAAGGCCGTTATCAACTGGGAAAAATGGTGGAGGCGATGATAACCCTTCTCCCAAAGCAGGCTCGCAGTCCGGTCATTCCTCATTTACGTGCTGAGCACCAAACCGAAAGCGCGATAGAGCAGGCCCGGGCTGGGTTTTCCGATACGGTAGTCAGTGCGGTGGATTGGGTTATTGACCACACGCCGTTGCCTCAGGTGGCAAAACAGGTGCTGCATGGCGTCACCCATTCCGTTGCCAGAGTGGCAAATGCCGTGTGGTCTTTCTTCTTCGACTAA